A genomic stretch from Malus domestica chromosome 15, GDT2T_hap1 includes:
- the LOC103415406 gene encoding 1-aminocyclopropane-1-carboxylate synthase 8-like — protein MLSRKASCDSHGQDSSYFLGWQEYERNPYDQVQNPNGIIQMGLAENQLSFDLIESCLASNPDALELKRNRESVFRELALFQDYNGFPAFKNEMVEFMANMRGNKVKFDPSKLVLTAGSTSANETLMFCLADPGEAFLLPIPYYPGFDRDLKWRTGVEIVPIKCTSENGYKITESALQEAYQQAQKFNLKVKGVLVTNPSNPLGTTMTRLELNHLIDFAMEKEIHIISDEIYSGTVFNSPSFISIAEALTERNLEDDEIRNRCHIVYSLSKDLGLPGFRVGMIYSNNQTVVSAATKMSSFGLVSSQTQYTLSQMLKDKKFTANYMKENQRRLKRRKEMLVYGLKGAGIRCLESNAGLFCWVDMRHLLRSNTFEAEKELWKKVVCEFGLNISPGSSCHCSEPGWFRMCFANMSEETLMVAMQRVKALVDSTIVHQQTGLSKSRGLKSKWVFQLASYEHEPER, from the exons ATGTTGTCAAGGAAAGCAAGTTGTGACTCTCATGGCCAGGACTCATCCTACTTCCTGGGATGGCAGGAATACGAGAGGAACCCATATGATCAAGTTCAAAATCCAAATGGTATCATTCAGATGGGACTTGCTGAGAATCAG cTCTCGTTTGATCTTATTGAGTCATGCCTCGCAAGCAATCCCGATGCACTGGAGTTGAAAAGAAATAGAGAATCTGTTTTCAGAGAGTTGGCTCTCTTTCAAGACTACAACGGGTTCCCTGCTTTCAAGAAT GAGATGGTAGAGTTCATGGCAAACATGAGAGGAAACAAAGTAAAATTTGATCCAAGCAAGCTTGTGCTCACAGCTGGTTCAACTTCTGCCAACGAAACTCTTATGTTTTGCCTTGCTGATCCCGGTGAAGCCTTCCTCCTCCCCATTCCATACTATCCAGG GTTTGATAGAGATCTGAAGTGGCGTACCGGAGTTGAAATTGTTCCAATAAAATGCACAAGTGAAAATGGATACAAAATCACTGAGTCTGCATTGCAAGAAGCCTACCAACAAGCCCAAAAATTCAACCTAAAAGTTAAAGGAGTATTGGTCACAAATCCTTCAAACCCTTTAGGCACAACAATGACTCGACTTGAACTCAACCACCTCATAGACTTCGCCATGGAAAAAGAAATACACATAATAAGCGACGAAATATACTCAGGAACCGTCTTCAACTCCCCTAGTTTCATAAGCATCGCAGAAGCTCTAACTGAAAGAAACCTAGAAGACGACGAAATACGGAATCGTTGTCACATTGTGTACAGCCTCTCTAAGGATCTCGGGCTGCCGGGTTTTCGGGTAGGCATGATTTACTCCAACAATCAAACTGTTGTGTCAGCAGCTACAAAGATGTCAAGCTTCGGACTTGTCTCTTCACAAACTCAGTACACTCTTTCCCAAATGCTGAAAGACAAGAAATTCACCGCCAACTACATGAAGGAGAATCAAAGGAGGCTTAAAAGGAGAAAGGAGATGCTTGTTTATGGGCTCAAGGGGGCAGGGATTAGGTGTTTGGAAAGCAATGCTGGGTTGTTTTGCTGGGTGGACATGAGGCACCTTTTGAGGTCCAACACTTTTGAAGCTGAAAAGGAGCTTTGGAAGAAAGTGGTATGTGAATTCGGGTTGAATATCTCTCCCGGTTCTTCTTGCCATTGCTCTGAACCGGGTTGGTTTAGAATGTGCTTTGCAAATATGTCTGAAGAAACCCTAATGGTTGCAATGCAACGTGTCAAGGCCCTCGTTGACTCCACAATTGTTCACCAGCAAACAGGACTGTCCAAATCTAGGGGGTTAAAGAGCAAGTGGGTTTTCCAATTGgcttcatatgagcatgaaccAGAACGTtag
- the LOC103400118 gene encoding CSC1-like protein RXW8, whose product MNLAALLTSAGINIAVCVILFSLYSVLRKQPCNVNVYFGRTVSITKRRSDPFCLERFVPSASWLVKAWRTREDDLLDVGGLDSVVFIRMVIFSLRIFSIAAVICVFIVLPVNYHGQTTNHPGIPEESLEVFTILNVQEGSKWLWTHCLALYIITASACILLYFEYKHITRLRLAYITGSSLSPSHFTLVVRAIPWSPEESYSDSVRKFFTKYHASSYLSHQMVYRVGKVQKLMSNAGRMCKILRDVSVEQTHTPDLFHCGMCGGATDSLKILATDSESVKGKSSLIDNSLGGRKKVCAAAFVFFKTRYAAVVTSKVLQSSNPMHWVTDMAPEPKDVYWSNLWIPYGQLWIRKIATLLATIAFMLVFLIPVTFVQGMTALKSLEKKFPALKGLLKKKFMSQVITGYLPSVVLILAFYVVPPVMMLFSTVEGWISRSQRKKSACFKVLYFTIWNVFFVNVFTGSVISQLSVFSSVKDIPGQLANAVPAQAKFFMTYVLSSGWASLACELMQIYPLLCNYIRRFILLKEGYNDTLSFPYHTEIPRVLLFGFIGFTCSILVPLILPFLLVYFVLAYFIYRNQILNVYIAEYESGGQFWPMIHNTVIISLLMMQIIALGVFGLRRTPIASGFTIPLLIFTLLFNEYCRQQFKPVFKNHVAEVLIDMDQKDEQSGRMEEAYQQLHSAYCQAPITPDDSCSSGGSTRHEGDIVPDPENAKPPGEEPSHINPSWNVTFDGAESRKI is encoded by the exons ATGAATCTTGCAGCTCTTTTGACTTCTGCGGGGATTAATATAGCTGTGTGCGTGATACTCTTTTCGCTATATTCTGTATTGAGGAAACAACCGTGCAATGTGAATGTCTACTTTGGCCGAACGGTTTCGATAACCAAAAGAAGAAGTGATCCTTTCTGCTTGGAAAGGTTTGTACCTTCTGCTAGTTGGCTAGTGAAAGCATGGAGAACAAGAGAAGATGATTTATTGGATGTTGGTGGCTTGGATTCAGTAGTTTTTATCAGGATGGTTATTTTTAG TCTTCGAATCTTTTCCATTGCTGCTGTCATATGCGTCTTTATAGTACTTCCGGTGAATTATCATGGGCAAACCACGAATCACCCGGGAATCCCTGAAGAATCCTTGGAAGTCTTTACCATCTTGAATGTTCAAGAAGGTTCAAAGTG GCTCTGGACCCATTGTCTCGCATTGTACATTATCACTGCTTCAGCTTGTATTCTCCTATACTTT GAATATAAGCACATCACTAGACTGAGGCTGGCATATATTACTGGATCTTCTTTAAGTCCAAGTCATTTTACACTTGTTGTTCGTGCTATCCCATGGTCACCGGAAGAATCATATAGTGATTCAGTAAGAAAATTCTTCACAAAATATCACGCATCAAGCTACTTGTCACACCAAATGGTGTATCGAGTTGGTAAAGTTCAGAAACTGATG AGCAATGCAGGGAGGATGTGCAAAATTCTTAGGGATGTTTCTGTGGAACAGACTCATACACCAGATTTATTTCATTGTGGTATGTGTGGAGGAGCTACTGATTCTTTAAAGATACTTGCGACCGATTCAGAGAGTGTTAAAGGGAAGTCATCCCTCATCGACAATAGTTTGGGTGGTAGAAAAAAG GTGTGTGCTGCTGCTTTTGTCTTTTTCAAAACTCGCTATGCTGCTGTTGTTACTTCAAAGGTTCTTCAGTCTTCAAATCCCATGCATTGGGTGACAGATATGGCTCCGGAACCAAAGGATGTTTATTGGTCAAACCTTTGGATACCGTACGGACAACTGTGGATCCGGAAGATAGCTACACTTCTGGCTACTATTGCTTTTATGCTTGTGTTTCTTATTCCTGTCACATTTGTTCAGGGCATGACTGCACTAAAAAGTCTAGAAAAGAAATTTCCAGCTTTGAAAGGATTACTCAAAAA GAAATTTATGAGCCAGGTGATAACGGGGTACCTACCAAGTGTGGTTTTAATTCTGGCTTTTTACGTAGTTCCACCAGTCATGATGCTGTTTTCAACAGTGGAGGGGTGGATCTCCCGCAGTCAGAGGAAAAAGAGTGCATGCTTCAAAGTCTTGTACTTCACAATCTGGAATGTCTTTTTTGTTAATGTTTTTACCGGTTCTGTTATCAGCCAGTTGAGTGTATTTTCTAGTGTGAAAGACATACCTGGGCAACTTGCCAATGCAGTTCCAGCACAG GCTAAGTTCTTCATGACTTATGTTTTATCATCTGGTTGGGCAAGCTTGGCATGTGAACTCATGCAAATTTATCCTCTTCTTTGCAACTATATCCGACGGTTCATATTACTGAAAGAAGGGTATAATGACACACTGTCATTTCCATATCATACAGAAATTCCTAGAGTCCTGCTGTTTGGGTTCATCGGCTTCACCTGTTCTATCTTGGTTCCCCTAATATTGCCATTCTTGCTGGTTTACTTTGTACTTGCTTACTTTATATATCGAAACCAG ATTCTCAATGTGTATATAGCAGAATACGAAAGTGGGGGACAGTTCTGGCCTATGATTCACAATACGGTCATAATTTCATTGCTTATGATGCAAATAATTGCTCTCGGTGTCTTTGGATTAAGAAGAACACCAATTGCGTCAGGTTTCACTATTCCACTGCTTATCTTCACTCTTTTGTTTAACGAGTACTGTCGACAGCAGTTTAAGCCAGTGTTCAAGAACCACGTTGCAGAG GTTCTTATTGATATGGACCAAAAGGATGAGCAATCAGGGAGGATGGAAGAGGCTTATCAACAGCTGCATTCAGCTTATTGCCAGGCCCCAATAACTCCTGATGACTCGTGCAGTTCCGGAGGCTCAACTCGCCATGAGGGGGACATCGTTCCAGATCCAGAGAATGCGAAGCCACCAG GGGAGGAACCCAGTCATATTAATCCGTCATGGAATGTCACCTTCGACGGTGCAGAATCTAGGAAGATCTAA
- the LOC103400119 gene encoding LOW QUALITY PROTEIN: 1-aminocyclopropane-1-carboxylate synthase 8 (The sequence of the model RefSeq protein was modified relative to this genomic sequence to represent the inferred CDS: inserted 1 base in 1 codon) produces the protein MAVLKMLSKKASSDSHGQDSSYFQGWIEYEKNPYDQDKNPNGIIQMGLAENQLSFDLVESWLESNPHALELKRNEESVFRELALFQDYNGFPAFKNALVEFLAEMRGNKVKFDPNKIVLTAGSTPANETFMFCLADPGEAFLIPTPYYPGFDRDLNWRTGVEIVPIHCTSASGFRITESALEEAYQRAHXKVKGALFTNPSNPLGTTVNRLELNHIIDFTIAKEIHIVSDEIYSGTAFNYPSFLSIAEALTERNLEEAEIWNGCHIVYSLSKDFGLPGFRVGMLYSNNLTVVSAATKMPSCGLISSQTQYMLSEMLKDKKFRTNYMEGNQKRLKERKEMLVCGLKGAGIRCLESNAGLFCWVDMRHLRSNTFEAEKELFFRVVCEFGLNISPGASCHCSEPGWFRACFANMSEETLTVAMQRVHSLVDSSTIVHKQLVMTKPRCLKNKWRLHTMVRD, from the exons ATGGCTGTATTGAAAATGTTGTCAAAGAAAGCAAGTTCCGACTCTCATGGCCAAGACTCATCCTACTTCCAAGGGTGGATAGAATACGAAAAGAATCCTTATGACCAAGATaaaaatccaaatggcatcattCAGATGGGACTTGCAGAGAATCAG CTCTCCTTTGACCTTGTTGAGTCATGGCTTGAAAGCAATCCACATGCACTGGAGCTGAAAAGAAATGAAGAATCCGTTTTCAGAGAGTTGGCTCTCTTTCAAGACTACAACGGCTTCCCTGCTTTCAAGAAT GCGTTGGTTGAGTTCTTGGCGGAAATGAGAGGAAACAAAGTAAAATTTGATCCGAACAAGATTGTGCTCACCGCGGGTTCAACTCCTGCCAATGAGACCTTTATGTTTTGCCTTGCCGATCCTGGTGAAGCCTTCCTCATCCCCACTCCATACTACCCAGG GTTTGATAGAGATCTCAACTGGCGTACCGGAGTTGAAATCGTTCCAATACATTGCACAAGTGCAAGTGGATTCAGAATCACTGAATCTGCATTGGAGGAGGCCTACCAACGTGCCC AAAAAGTTAAAGGAGCATTGTTCACAAATCCTTCAAACCCCTTAGGCACAACAGTGAATCGACTTGAGCTCAACCACATCATCGATTTCACCATTGCAAAAGAAATACACATAGTAAGCGATGAAATATACTCGGGAACAGCTTTCAACTACCCCAGTTTCCTAAGCATCGCAGAAGCTCTAACTGAAAGAAACCTAGAAGAGGCCGAAATATGGAATGGATGTCACATTGTGTACAGCCTCTCTAAGGATTTTGGCTTACCGGGTTTCCGAGTAGGCATGCTTTACTCCAACAACCTAACAGTTGTGTCCGCAGCCACGAAGATGCCAAGCTGTGGACTTATCTCCTCACAAACTCAATACATGCTTTCCGAGATGCTGAAAGacaagaaattcagaaccaatTACATGGAGGGGAATCAAAAGAGGCttaaagagagaaaggagatgCTTGTCTGTGGGCTCAAAGGGGCAGGGATTAGGTGTTTGGAAAGCAATGCTGGGTTATTTTGCTGGGTGGACATGAGGCACCTGAGGTCCAACACTTTTGAAGCTGAAAAGGAGCTTTTTTTTAGAGTGGTTTGTGAATTCGGGTTGAATATCTCTCCCGGGGCTTCATGTCATTGCTCTGAACCCGGTTGGTTTAGAGCGTGCTTCGCAAACATGTCTGAAGAAACACTGACGGTCGCAATGCAACGAGTCCATTCCCTTGTGGACTCCAGTACCATTGTTCATAAGCAGTTAGTAATGACTAAACCCAGGTGCTTAAAGAACAAGTGGAGGCTTCATACGATGGTAAGAGATTAA
- the LOC103415404 gene encoding transcription factor RAX3-like produces MGRAPCCDKANVKRGPWSPEEDAKLKSYIEQHGTGGNWIALPQKIGLKRCGKSCRLRWLNYLRPNIKHGGFSEEEDNIICSLYISIGSRWSIIAAQLPGRTDNDIKNYWNTRLKKKLLGRQRKEHQLARKSGLVKQDIIKRSGGVGGNSNSHSGILAADGQNSYWPELPVLAVPTVLPQQQQQPCFNDHASIRKLLIKLGGRFSSNHDTNQATQDSSTDIQPTFQVLDDNNNIPYAATAVTPTHQMDEHYSGKNMQSLLVPRHGIHALNSSSAPVALSNIDVISPHQFAQTHYMVNTDNIDGAGNGIMHNMFQGKGGNYVTDQLKEMAVYNNNNTDNQQRFDGMEYLYGDEMMIMNNRIVSSYGESIGWGEMLGCPPVASSSDDYNAGMDRLMPAAPVQECGFANDQLMSSYPGAPL; encoded by the exons atgGGGAGAGCTCCTTGCTGTGATAAAGCCAACGTGAAGAGAGGTCCATGGTCACCTGAAGAAGATGCCAAGCTCAAGTCTTACATCGAGCAACATGGCACCGGCGGTAACTGGATCGCTTTGCCACAAAAGATCG GGCTTAAGAGGTGTGGGAAGAGCTGCCGGCTTAGATGGTTAAATTATCTCCGCCCAAATATCAAGCATGGAGGGTTTtctgaagaagaagacaacATAATTTGCAGCCTCTACATAAGTATTGGGAGCAG GTGGTCTATAATTGCAGCACAACTGCCAGGAAGAACTGACAATGATATAAAGAACTACTGGAACACGAGGCTGAAGAAAAAGCTTCTTGGTAGGCAGCGGAAAGAACATCAGCTAGCTCGTAAATCGGGCCTAGTTAAACAAGACATCATCAAAAGGTCAGGCGGTGTTGGGGGAAACAGTAACTCCCATTCTGGCATTCTGGCCGCAGACGGTCAAAACTCTTACTGGCCGGAGCTTCCAGTGCTTGCAGTACCCACAGTActaccacaacaacaacaacagccTTGCTTTAATGACCATGCTTCTATCAGAAAGTTGCTCATCAAGCTTGGAGGGAGGTTTAGTTCTAATCATGATACTAATCAAGCTACCCAAGATAGCTCCACCGATATTCAACCAACCTTTCAAGTTCTTGATGATAATAATAACATTCCCTATGCCGCTACTGCTGTTACTCCTACTCATCAAATGGATGAGCACTATTCTGGAAAGAACATGCAAAGTCTATTAGTTCCTCGACATGGGATTCATGCTCTCAACAGTTCTTCTGCTCCTGTGGCCTTAAGCAACATTGATGTCATTAGCCCTCATCAATTTGCACAAACACATTACATGGTCAACACGGATAATATTGATGGAGCTGGTAATGGTATAATGCATAATATGTTTCAAGGGAAAGGCGGTAATTATGTGACTGATCAGCTAAAGGAGATGGCggtgtacaacaacaacaacactgACAACCAACAGAGATTTGATGGGATGGAGTACTTGTATGGGGATGAGATGATGATTATGAATAATAGAATTGTTAGTAGCTATGGAGAAAGTATTGGGTGGGGTGAGATGCTGGGATGTCCTCCTGTGGCCTCCTCCTCAGACGACTATAATGCCGGCATGGACCGACTGATGCCGGCCGCACCCGTCCAAGAATGTGGTTTCGCCAACGACCAGTTGATGAGTAGTTACCCTGGGGCGCCATTATAA